A region of the Scomber scombrus chromosome 17, fScoSco1.1, whole genome shotgun sequence genome:
AACTGCCTCTGAATAGCTGGGAACCAGCTGTTGGTTAGAACGGATGTGCCACTCCAGCTCTGTGCTGTCGATTGTGTTGACTCGTGGGATGTGTCGGCAATAAGGCCGCTCCTCAGATGGTGTTACGGGAACATAGTCGAAGCCAAACAGCTTCTCCACGTGGTAGTGGACACAAGCAGTGCGGTACTCTGTCAGCACCCGCAGAGGCCAGGAGAGGGTGAAAGCAGCTGCCACCCAGAAAGTAGTCATGGATGCGTACCAGGGAAGGTGATTAGGATCAGAAAAGACAATCATATATTCCTTAAAGTCTACATTCTTCAGGTGCATCCCCTCACGGGCCTCCATGTAGTCATCCTGGCCTTCATTCTCTGTAAAGAACCTGGCCCGCTGGGTCAGGTAGGAGTTTTCAGACTCCACATTAGCAAAGCTAAAGCACTTAGTGAACCTTACCCTGGTGATAGGGAAACCCTCCAGGCCCAGCAGGTGCTTCGAGATGTCCTTAACCCCACAGTTCCCATAGTCAAACTCCGCCTCAGCCACATGAGTGTTGACTCTCTCATGGTACACCTGCGTCGTGGTGTAGGCATCCCCATTACGGTAGCGGGTCACCTGCCGTGTCCTCCTGACATAGTGGTAGCTGATGGCCTTCCACCAGATGCAAGGAGTAGCCTGCCGCATCCGCTGGTTGCACTCCGCCACACTGTCCACATCTACCTTGTACTGCAGCTCGTTCCTGGTGTAGCAGTGCCAACACTCCACCAGGTACACCACGTAGAGCATGACCAGGAAGGCCAGAGGGATGTAGATGTAGCCATTGGAACAGGGACTGTCGTGGTACATCATAGACTTCCCCTTGTAAGCGCTGTCGAAGGAGAGGTGTGTAACCTTGGTCACCTGGCACCAGGCCATAACCCCAATGCAGCTGTACATCAGCAGGGACAGCAGCAGGCATTTCCAGTGGGTTTCCTGGCACAAGGCTTTAATCAGGGACTGTTTCTGGGGCCGCTGCTACACAGAGgatgagaaaacaacaataagtCAATCAAATGATAAAgcagatttatatttaataaacacAGCAGTTGTTGAAaatcatatatatgtatgacCTTCTAGAAGTAATTGGCTTTTCTATGATTATTAACATAATGATTTATCTGTGCAAAATGTAATCTCAAAGCACTTAGGAATATAAAGGTTTATATTAATTACATGTTTTCAATATAAAACTTTTCTGTTAAAACTTTGTATCTTTTTTAATTGATGAATATAACTATGACCTAAATATCTGTTAAGGTATAAAGTTAGACTTAAAAAGCAGTGGCTCAAGCATATAAAATATTTAGGGAAAAATTCTGCGTTGTAAGTGCTTTTGCATAATTTATGCATGAGCTGTGAGCCAATTGCACATGTCTTGGTCTGTTCCTGTTACAATCAAAAAACTCACCCACTCTTATAATCAAGTTcaagaaaaatgtcagattcaGGGCAAAAGTACAATGTTAAGTATACAACACATAAAACCTCATTTGGGTGTGGACGATGCCATCATCTACCGGTTCCACTGTGAAAATCACATTCCTTGATTTCTCCAGTGCATTCAGCACCATCCAGCCAATGCTACTGAGGGAGAAGCTGCAAGCGATGAGGGTAGACACATCCAACATCTCCTGGATTAGTGACTACCTTACAGGCATACCACAGTTTGTCTGACTGGACAGTGCTCTGTCTGAAATGGTGGAGAGTGGTGCAGGAGCTCCACAGGGGACTGTGCGGTCTCCCTTCTTTTTCACCTTGTATACTTAAAACTTTCAGTACAACTCCAGGTCATGCCACTTGCAGAAGTTCTTCAACAACTCTGCAGTATATGGGAGTATAAGTGATGGGTGGGGGGAGGAGTATGGAGCACTGATGGATGATTTTGTGGAGAGTTCTGAAAGAAATAAACTGCTTCTGAACATGGCCCAGACCATGGAAATGGTGATTGACTTCAGATGGAGGAGGTCAGCTACACAACCCCTGTGAATGTTGGGAGAAGATGTTGGCGTGGCTGAGGACTACAAATACCTGGGCTTCCACACTGACATTAACAGACTAAACTGAAAGACCAACATAGAGGCTCTACATAAGAAGAAACAGAGACTGTATTTCCTCCAGAAGCTGAGATCCTTCAACGTGCAGCAAAATGTCAGAAATCTTCCACCAGTCTGTTGTGGCCAGTTGATTGTACTTCTCTATAGTCTGCTTTGGGAGCAGCACTGGAGCCAGTGACAGACTTAATAAAGTGATTAAGAAGGCGGGCTCCATAATTGGCTGCAAACCAGACACCTTTGAAGATGTGGTGGAGAGAAGGACACTGAGCAAACTGTTATCCATTATGCATAATCCTGACCGCCCTCTCCAACATTTCGTGGACAGACAGTTGAGCACTTCTCATTTCTCTCTAGcgtaatctatctatctatttgttttttatttttttcgaGAACGGAAAAAAAGTcaactaataaaaaaattaaaaaacaatatgagGTTACACCCTACATTAATGCCAAGCCAGCTATAAAAAAGCAGTCCTTTGGCTCTGGCAGCATAAAGCTGGTGCTGTCCTTTATCACCTCAGGGCACAGCAAGCTCCAGTGCATGCATCAAGAGCTAGTCACGCCTTTTGGGAATGCTGCCACACAAACCTGGCAGCGATACAAAAGCCTCAGGAAGGATGTATTATAGCAAAATTCATTCAAAAAAATTTGCATAACAGACCTCACACTAGGCCAGGGCCGACTGTGTTTGACATAAAACACTTTAGATTGTACTATGGCTGCACAGATTCAGTTGAAGTTTATCTTCTTCGTCTATCGTTACACAGGCCAGTCCATAAGTCAACCCCTGCATACGAGCAAC
Encoded here:
- the tmem151ba gene encoding transmembrane protein 151B, coding for MSPASAATASESSTTTVPEEEPDSPREEQRPQKQSLIKALCQETHWKCLLLSLLMYSCIGVMAWCQVTKVTHLSFDSAYKGKSMMYHDSPCSNGYIYIPLAFLVMLYVVYLVECWHCYTRNELQYKVDVDSVAECNQRMRQATPCIWWKAISYHYVRRTRQVTRYRNGDAYTTTQVYHERVNTHVAEAEFDYGNCGVKDISKHLLGLEGFPITRVRFTKCFSFANVESENSYLTQRARFFTENEGQDDYMEAREGMHLKNVDFKEYMIVFSDPNHLPWYASMTTFWVAAAFTLSWPLRVLTEYRTACVHYHVEKLFGFDYVPVTPSEERPYCRHIPRVNTIDSTELEWHIRSNQQLVPSYSEAVLMDLAQLSGSCNSYSICAGYSSYRQNCERCHRAISSSSIFSRSALSICNTGSPRIPFSASRFSLGRLYGSRRSCLWRSSRSLNEPSCPTESTRCLSGQQTSEEEPPAYQDALYFPVLIVHRNEGCLNHDHRSLHRNGSCVETSL